A region from the Aquimarina sp. ERC-38 genome encodes:
- a CDS encoding DUF3467 domain-containing protein: MADQKKDIKNNNQLNIELDEAMADGVYSNLAIINHSVSEFVVDFINVMPGRPKSKVKSRIILTPQHAKRFLKALHDNVTRFEAAHGEIKDYEQPPIPMNFGPTGQA; the protein is encoded by the coding sequence ATGGCAGATCAAAAGAAGGATATTAAAAACAATAATCAGTTAAATATTGAATTAGATGAAGCTATGGCAGATGGGGTGTATAGTAACTTGGCTATTATCAACCATTCCGTCTCAGAATTTGTTGTGGATTTTATTAATGTAATGCCTGGTAGGCCAAAGAGTAAGGTAAAAAGCAGGATAATTTTAACTCCTCAACATGCCAAAAGATTTTTAAAAGCATTACATGATAATGTAACTCGTTTTGAAGCTGCTCACGGAGAAATTAAAGATTATGAACAACCGCCAATTCCTATGAATTTTGGTCCTACGGGTCAAGCATAA
- the rplA gene encoding 50S ribosomal protein L1: MAKLTKKQKEAQAKVDKNKAYSLDEASSLVKEVTSVNFDASVDIAVRLNVDPRKANQMVRGVVTLPHGTGKDVKVLALVTPDKEAEAKEAGADYVGLDEYLDKIKGGWTDVDVIITMPSVMGKLGPLGRVLGPRGLMPNPKTGTVTMDVAKAVSDVKAGKIDFKVDKTGIVHAAIGKSSFSADKIAGNAKELITTLVKLKPQTAKGVYIKSIFMSSTMSPGLQIDAKNFVG; this comes from the coding sequence ATGGCAAAATTGACAAAAAAACAAAAAGAAGCTCAGGCAAAAGTTGATAAGAACAAAGCCTATAGTTTAGATGAAGCCTCCTCTTTAGTAAAAGAAGTTACCTCGGTAAATTTTGATGCTTCGGTAGATATTGCGGTTCGCTTAAATGTAGATCCTAGAAAGGCAAATCAGATGGTTCGTGGAGTGGTAACACTACCTCATGGAACTGGTAAAGATGTTAAAGTATTAGCATTAGTGACTCCTGATAAAGAAGCAGAAGCTAAAGAAGCAGGCGCCGATTATGTGGGGCTTGATGAGTATTTGGATAAGATCAAAGGTGGATGGACCGATGTAGATGTGATCATAACCATGCCTAGCGTAATGGGTAAATTAGGTCCTTTAGGGCGAGTACTAGGTCCCCGAGGTTTAATGCCTAACCCAAAAACAGGAACCGTAACAATGGATGTTGCTAAAGCTGTATCTGATGTAAAAGCAGGTAAAATTGATTTTAAAGTTGACAAGACCGGAATCGTACATGCTGCAATAGGTAAATCTTCTTTTTCTGCTGATAAAATAGCAGGAAATGCTAAAGAATTAATTACAACTTTAGTAAAATTAAAGCCGCAAACAGCAAAAGGTGTGTATATCAAATCTATTTTTATGTCTTCGACGATGAGTCCGGGATTACAAATAGATGCTAAAAACTTTGTTGGATAA
- the rplJ gene encoding 50S ribosomal protein L10 — translation MTREEKSKVIDDLTAQLADNSNIYLADISGLDAGTTSNLRRACYKANVSLAVVKNTLLSKAMESSDKDFGNLPEVLKGNTSIMFSETGNGPAKVIKEFRKKAEKPLLKGAFIEEAIFVGDEMLDTLVSIKSKEEVIGDIIGLLQSPAKNVVSALKSGGGKIAGILKTLSEKEG, via the coding sequence ATGACAAGAGAAGAAAAATCAAAAGTAATTGACGACTTAACCGCTCAATTAGCAGATAATTCAAATATTTATCTGGCAGATATATCAGGTTTGGATGCGGGAACAACTTCTAATTTAAGAAGAGCATGTTACAAAGCAAATGTTTCCTTAGCAGTAGTTAAAAACACTTTGTTATCAAAGGCAATGGAAAGCTCTGATAAGGATTTTGGCAACTTACCTGAAGTTCTTAAAGGCAATACATCCATTATGTTTTCCGAAACAGGAAACGGTCCGGCTAAGGTAATTAAAGAATTTCGCAAGAAAGCTGAGAAACCTCTTCTAAAAGGTGCCTTCATTGAAGAAGCCATCTTTGTAGGAGATGAGATGTTAGATACTTTAGTAAGTATTAAATCTAAAGAAGAAGTTATTGGAGATATCATTGGATTATTACAGTCACCAGCTAAGAATGTAGTCTCTGCATTAAAGTCCGGAGGTGGTAAGATCGCAGGTATCTTAAAAACCTTATCCGAAAAAGAAGGGTAA
- the rplL gene encoding 50S ribosomal protein L7/L12, whose protein sequence is MADLKDFAEQLVNLTVKEVNELADILKEEYGIEPAAAAVAVAGGGAGAGDGAAAEEQSEFDVILKAPGGAKLAVVKLVKELTGLGLKDAKGLVDGAPSPIKEGVSKDEAEALKSQLEEAGAEVELK, encoded by the coding sequence ATGGCAGATTTAAAAGATTTCGCAGAACAATTAGTTAATTTAACCGTAAAAGAGGTGAATGAATTAGCTGATATATTAAAAGAAGAATATGGTATTGAGCCAGCTGCAGCTGCTGTAGCAGTAGCAGGCGGTGGTGCCGGAGCAGGTGATGGAGCTGCTGCCGAAGAGCAATCAGAATTTGATGTAATTTTGAAAGCTCCGGGTGGTGCAAAATTAGCTGTTGTTAAATTAGTAAAAGAATTAACTGGTCTTGGTCTTAAAGATGCCAAGGGATTAGTTGATGGTGCTCCTAGCCCAATCAAAGAAGGAGTATCAAAAGATGAAGCAGAAGCTCTAAAATCACAATTAGAAGAGGCAGGAGCTGAGGTTGAGCTTAAGTAA
- the rpoC gene encoding DNA-directed RNA polymerase subunit beta': MARNNDKNTVKKFDKISIGLASPESILAASQGEVLKPETINYRTHKPERDGLFCERIFGPVKDFECACGKYKRIRYKGIVCDRCGVEVTEKKVRRDRVGHINLVVPVAHIWYFRSLPNKIGYLLGLPSKKLDMIIYYERYVVIQPGIAKNEEGEAVKKMDFLTEEEYLNILDSLPQENLYLEDTDPNKFIAKMGAECLIEILRRIDLDELSYELRHKANNETSKQRKTEALKRLQVVEALRDANKNRENNPEWMILKVIPVIPPELRPLVPLDGGRFATSDLNDLYRRVIIRNNRLKRLMEIKAPEVILRNEKRMLQESVDSLFDNTRKASAVKTDSNRPLKSLSDSLKGKQGRFRQNLLGKRVDYSARSVIVVGPELKLFECGLPKNMAAELYKPFVIRKLIERGIVKTVKSAKKIIDRKEPVVWDILENVLKGHPVLLNRAPTLHRLGIQAFQPKLIEGKAIQLHPLVCTAFNADFDGDQMAVHLPLGPEAILEAQLLMLASHNILNPANGSPVTVPSQDMVLGLYYMTKSRKSTPELEIKGEGLTFYSPEEVVIAYNEKQLHINANIKVKTQDLDENGALVSKIIETTTGRVLFNDKVPEKAGYINEVLTKKSLRDIIGDILKVTSVPETAAFLDEIKTLGYNFAFRGGLSFSLGDIIIPEEKHTMIADANSQVDNIVANYNMGLITNNERYNQVIDIWTSTNAELTELSMKRIREDQQGFNSVYMMLDSGARGSKEQIRQLTGMRGLMAKPKKSNSAGGEIIENPILSNFKEGLSILEYFISTHGARKGLADTALKTADAGYLTRRLVDVAQDVIVNVEDCGTLRGVEVFPLKKNEEVIESLSARIVGRTSLMDVIDPITQEVLIEAGQEISDLAAKKVEESAIESVEVRSALTCEAKKGICVKCYGRNLATGKTVQRGEAVGVVAAQSIGEPGTQLTLRTFHVGGIASNISEENQLRSKFAGKAEIEELKTVKGEDSEGNLNDVVISRTSEIKIIEPKTKIVLSTNLIPYGSQLFIKDGDMLKKDQVICQWDPYNGVIISEFAGKVKYENVEQGITYQVEIDEQTGFQEKVISESRDKKKIPTLLVMGKGDEVLRSYNLPVGAHLMVDDNDKIKVGKILVKIPRKSAKAGDITGGLPRVTELFEARNPSNPAVVSEIDGVVSFGKIKRGNREIIVESRIGEIKKYLVKLSNQILVQENDYVRAGMPLSDGSITPEDILKIKGPSAVQQYLVNEVQEVYRLQGVKINDKHFEVVVRQMMRKVRIQDPGDTIFLENQLVHKSDFIEENDAIFGMKVVEDAGDSENLKPGQIISLRDLRDENSILRREDKNLVTARDVTTATATPILQGITRASLQTKSFISAASFQETTKVLNEAAVSGKVDKLEGLKENVIVGHRIPAGTGMRDYENIIVGSQEEFDERVEQRQEVNFN, translated from the coding sequence ATGGCTAGAAATAATGATAAAAATACCGTAAAGAAATTTGATAAAATTTCTATAGGTTTAGCTTCTCCGGAGTCAATATTGGCTGCTTCTCAGGGGGAGGTTTTAAAACCTGAAACTATTAACTATCGAACACATAAACCGGAGCGGGATGGTTTGTTCTGTGAGCGTATTTTTGGTCCTGTAAAGGATTTTGAATGTGCCTGCGGTAAATACAAGCGTATCCGGTATAAGGGAATTGTTTGTGATCGATGTGGGGTAGAAGTAACAGAAAAAAAGGTAAGAAGGGATAGAGTAGGACATATCAATTTGGTTGTTCCTGTAGCTCATATTTGGTATTTCCGTTCGTTACCCAATAAAATAGGATATTTATTAGGGTTACCTTCTAAGAAACTGGATATGATTATTTACTACGAAAGATACGTAGTAATTCAACCTGGTATTGCCAAGAATGAAGAAGGGGAAGCCGTTAAAAAGATGGATTTTCTAACGGAAGAAGAATATCTGAACATTCTGGATAGCTTACCACAAGAAAATTTGTATTTAGAAGATACAGACCCAAATAAATTTATCGCAAAAATGGGGGCGGAATGCCTTATCGAAATTTTGCGTAGAATTGATCTTGATGAATTGTCTTACGAATTAAGGCATAAAGCTAATAACGAAACTTCAAAGCAACGTAAAACAGAAGCGTTAAAGCGTCTACAGGTTGTGGAAGCTCTTAGGGATGCTAATAAAAACCGTGAAAATAATCCGGAATGGATGATCTTAAAAGTGATTCCTGTAATTCCGCCGGAATTAAGACCATTAGTACCTTTAGACGGAGGACGTTTTGCTACTTCGGATTTAAATGATCTTTACAGAAGGGTTATTATAAGAAACAATCGTTTAAAACGATTAATGGAAATTAAAGCTCCGGAGGTAATATTACGTAATGAGAAGCGTATGTTGCAGGAGTCTGTAGATTCATTGTTTGATAATACACGTAAAGCTTCTGCAGTTAAAACAGATTCGAATCGTCCGTTAAAATCACTTTCCGATTCTTTAAAAGGGAAGCAAGGACGTTTCCGTCAAAATCTATTAGGTAAGCGAGTGGATTATTCAGCTCGTTCGGTAATTGTAGTAGGACCCGAACTAAAATTATTCGAATGTGGTCTTCCTAAAAATATGGCTGCCGAATTATATAAACCTTTTGTCATCAGAAAATTGATTGAAAGAGGAATTGTTAAGACGGTAAAGTCAGCTAAAAAAATTATTGATAGAAAGGAACCGGTAGTTTGGGATATTTTAGAAAATGTATTAAAAGGACATCCTGTATTATTGAACCGGGCGCCAACTTTACACCGTTTGGGAATTCAAGCTTTTCAACCTAAATTAATTGAAGGAAAAGCAATTCAGCTTCACCCATTGGTATGTACTGCATTTAATGCGGATTTTGATGGGGATCAAATGGCGGTACATTTGCCTTTAGGTCCGGAAGCAATTCTGGAAGCGCAACTATTAATGCTAGCTTCTCATAATATTTTAAATCCGGCTAACGGTTCTCCAGTAACAGTTCCTTCTCAGGATATGGTTCTTGGTTTATACTATATGACCAAATCCAGAAAATCCACACCGGAACTAGAAATTAAAGGAGAAGGTCTTACTTTTTATTCACCCGAAGAGGTAGTAATTGCCTATAATGAAAAGCAGTTGCATATCAACGCGAATATTAAAGTTAAAACACAGGACCTAGATGAAAACGGAGCTCTGGTATCAAAAATAATCGAGACTACAACCGGTAGAGTATTATTTAACGATAAAGTTCCGGAAAAAGCAGGTTATATTAATGAAGTACTGACTAAAAAATCCTTAAGAGATATTATTGGGGATATTTTAAAAGTAACCAGTGTGCCGGAAACCGCAGCATTTCTTGATGAAATTAAGACTTTAGGATATAATTTCGCCTTTAGAGGTGGATTATCTTTTAGTTTAGGGGATATTATTATTCCTGAAGAAAAGCATACCATGATTGCCGATGCAAATAGCCAGGTAGATAATATTGTAGCTAACTACAATATGGGGCTTATTACAAATAATGAGCGATATAACCAGGTTATTGACATATGGACTTCTACTAATGCAGAGTTAACAGAATTATCTATGAAGCGTATCCGTGAGGATCAACAAGGATTCAATTCTGTATATATGATGCTTGATTCGGGGGCAAGGGGATCCAAAGAACAAATCCGACAGTTAACGGGTATGCGTGGATTAATGGCAAAACCGAAAAAATCGAATTCTGCCGGAGGAGAAATTATTGAAAATCCGATTCTTTCCAATTTTAAAGAAGGTCTTTCTATTTTAGAATACTTTATCTCAACCCATGGTGCCCGTAAAGGTTTGGCAGATACTGCTTTAAAGACGGCAGATGCTGGATATCTTACAAGACGACTAGTAGATGTAGCGCAAGATGTAATTGTTAATGTTGAAGACTGTGGTACCTTAAGAGGTGTGGAAGTCTTTCCGTTAAAAAAGAATGAAGAGGTTATTGAATCATTAAGTGCACGAATTGTAGGTAGAACTTCTTTAATGGATGTCATTGACCCTATAACTCAAGAGGTACTTATTGAAGCCGGACAGGAAATTTCAGATTTAGCCGCCAAAAAAGTGGAAGAGTCAGCGATTGAATCCGTAGAAGTAAGATCAGCATTGACTTGCGAAGCTAAAAAAGGTATTTGCGTGAAATGCTATGGTCGAAACCTTGCAACCGGTAAAACGGTACAACGAGGTGAAGCAGTAGGAGTTGTTGCGGCACAATCTATTGGAGAGCCCGGAACACAGCTTACTTTAAGAACTTTTCACGTAGGAGGTATCGCCAGTAACATATCCGAAGAAAACCAATTGCGTTCCAAATTTGCCGGTAAAGCGGAAATTGAAGAATTAAAAACGGTTAAAGGAGAGGATAGCGAAGGAAATCTGAACGATGTAGTAATATCACGAACTTCTGAAATTAAAATAATTGAGCCGAAGACTAAGATTGTTCTTAGTACCAATTTAATACCTTACGGTTCTCAGTTATTCATCAAGGATGGTGACATGCTAAAGAAAGATCAGGTTATTTGTCAGTGGGATCCTTATAATGGGGTTATAATTTCGGAATTTGCCGGAAAGGTAAAGTATGAAAATGTAGAACAAGGAATTACATATCAAGTTGAAATTGATGAACAAACCGGTTTCCAGGAGAAAGTAATTTCAGAATCCCGTGATAAGAAAAAAATCCCTACGCTATTAGTAATGGGTAAAGGTGATGAAGTACTACGTTCTTACAATTTACCTGTTGGAGCCCATTTAATGGTCGATGATAATGATAAGATCAAAGTTGGTAAAATTTTAGTAAAAATTCCTAGAAAATCAGCTAAAGCCGGGGATATTACCGGAGGTCTGCCAAGAGTAACCGAATTATTTGAGGCACGTAATCCTTCAAATCCTGCGGTAGTATCAGAAATCGATGGAGTTGTATCTTTTGGTAAAATCAAAAGGGGTAACAGAGAGATTATCGTAGAATCAAGAATAGGTGAGATCAAAAAGTACCTGGTTAAACTTTCTAATCAGATTTTAGTACAGGAAAATGATTATGTCCGTGCAGGAATGCCATTATCAGACGGGTCTATTACCCCAGAAGATATTTTAAAAATTAAAGGGCCTTCTGCAGTTCAACAGTACTTGGTAAATGAAGTACAAGAAGTTTACCGATTACAAGGAGTGAAGATTAATGATAAACACTTTGAAGTCGTAGTACGGCAAATGATGCGTAAAGTACGTATTCAAGATCCAGGAGATACTATTTTCTTAGAAAATCAACTAGTTCATAAATCTGACTTTATTGAAGAAAATGATGCTATTTTTGGAATGAAAGTAGTTGAAGATGCAGGGGATAGTGAAAACTTGAAACCAGGACAAATTATTTCACTTCGTGATTTAAGAGATGAAAATTCTATTTTACGAAGAGAAGATAAAAATCTGGTCACGGCAAGAGATGTAACTACCGCCACGGCAACTCCGATACTTCAGGGTATTACAAGGGCTTCGTTACAGACTAAATCCTTTATATCTGCAGCCTCTTTCCAGGAAACTACTAAGGTATTAAACGAAGCTGCGGTAAGTGGTAAAGTTGATAAATTAGAAGGGCTTAAAGAGAATGTAATCGTAGGTCATAGAATTCCGGCTGGTACGGGTATGAGGGACTACGAAAATATTATTGTAGGTTCTCAAGAGGAATTTGATGAACGCGTAGAACAAAGGCAAGAAGTTAATTTTAATTAA
- the rpoB gene encoding DNA-directed RNA polymerase subunit beta, producing the protein MLATQTERLNFSSVKNRPDYPDFLDIQIKSFQDFFQLETKSEERGNEGLYNTFMENFPITDTRNQFVLEFLDYFVDPPRYDLQECIERGLTYSVPLKARLKLFCTDPEHEDFETIVQDVYLGTIPYMTPSGTFCINGAERVVVSQLHRSPGVFFGQSFHANGTKLYSARVIPFKGSWIEFATDINSVMYAYIDRKKKLPVTTLFRAIGFERDKDILEIFDLAEEVKVSKSGLKKVLGRKLAARVLNTWHEDFVDEDTGEVVSIERNEIVIDRDTILDKDHLEEIIESGAKTILLHKEDNQKGDYAIIHNTLQKDPTNSEKEAVEHIYRQLRNAEPPDEETARGIIDKLFFSDQRYNLGEVGRYRMNKKLGLNIEMDKQVLTKEDIITIIKYLIELINSKAEIDDIDHLSNRRVRTVGEQLSQQFGVGLARMARTIRERMNVRDNEVFTPIDLINAKTLSSVINSFFGTNQLSQFMDQTNPLAEITHKRRLSALGPGGLSRERAGFEVRDVHYTHYGRLCPIETPEGPNIGLISSLSVFAKVNSMGFLETPYRKVEDGKVDLEKFSYLSAEEEEEKLIAQANIPLKEDGTIDSDKVIARMEGDFPVIDPANVNYADVAPNQIASISASLIPFLEHDDANRALMGSNMMRQAVPLLRVDAPIVGTGLERQVASDSRVLINAEGAGEVEYVDAQKIVIKYDRSEEERMVSFDEDSKTYNLIKFRKTNQGTSINLKPIVKVGDRVERGQVLCQGYATENGELALGRNMKVAFMPWKGYNFEDAIVISEKVVREDIFTSIHIDEYSLEVRDTKLGNEELTNDIPNVSEEATKDLDEHGMIRVGAEIKPGDILIGKITPKGESDPTPEEKLLRAIFGDKAGDVKDASLKASPSLNGVVIDKKLFARAVKDKRKRSQDKEDIAILERSYDIKFDQLKEELVDKLFAIVGGKTSQGVMNDLGEEVLPKGKKYTLKMLNSVDDYTHLTQGTWTMDDDLNKMVADLVHNYKIKENDLQGNLRREKFTISVGDELPAGIIKLAKVYIAKKRKLKVGDKMAGRHGNKGIVARIVREEDMPFLEDGTPVDIVLNPLGVPSRMNIGQIYETVLGWAGQKLGRKYATPIFDGASLDQINEYTDEAGIPRFGHTYLYDGGTGDRFDQPATVGVIYMLKLGHMVDDKMHARSIGPYSLITQQPLGGKAQFGGQRFGEMEVWALEAYGASSTLREILTVKSDDVIGRAKTYESIVKGEPMPEPGLPESFNVLMHELKGLGLDIRLEE; encoded by the coding sequence ATGTTAGCAACGCAAACTGAAAGATTGAATTTCTCTTCGGTAAAGAACAGGCCTGATTATCCAGACTTTTTGGATATACAGATCAAATCTTTTCAAGATTTTTTTCAATTAGAAACCAAGTCCGAAGAAAGAGGAAATGAAGGTTTATACAATACCTTCATGGAAAATTTTCCAATTACGGATACCCGTAATCAATTTGTATTAGAATTTTTAGATTACTTTGTAGACCCCCCCAGATATGATCTTCAGGAATGTATAGAGAGAGGGCTTACCTATAGTGTACCTTTAAAAGCAAGGTTAAAGCTTTTCTGTACTGATCCGGAACATGAAGATTTTGAAACTATTGTTCAGGATGTATATTTAGGAACCATTCCTTATATGACACCGAGCGGTACTTTTTGTATCAACGGTGCGGAACGAGTAGTAGTATCACAATTACACAGATCGCCTGGGGTATTTTTCGGACAGTCCTTTCATGCAAACGGTACAAAATTATACTCGGCTCGAGTAATTCCTTTTAAAGGTTCCTGGATTGAATTTGCAACGGATATTAATAGCGTAATGTACGCTTATATTGACCGGAAGAAAAAGCTACCGGTAACTACCTTATTCCGTGCGATTGGTTTTGAAAGAGATAAAGATATATTAGAGATTTTTGATCTTGCAGAAGAAGTAAAGGTTTCAAAATCTGGACTGAAAAAAGTTTTAGGGCGTAAGCTGGCTGCAAGGGTATTAAATACCTGGCATGAAGATTTTGTAGATGAAGATACGGGAGAAGTTGTTTCTATAGAACGGAATGAAATTGTTATTGACCGTGATACGATTCTGGACAAAGATCATTTGGAAGAAATCATCGAATCAGGAGCCAAAACAATCTTACTTCATAAAGAAGATAACCAAAAAGGGGATTATGCTATTATTCATAACACCCTTCAAAAAGATCCTACCAATTCTGAAAAAGAAGCGGTAGAACATATTTATCGTCAATTACGAAATGCAGAGCCGCCTGATGAAGAAACGGCAAGGGGTATTATTGACAAGCTTTTCTTCTCTGACCAGCGTTATAACCTGGGAGAAGTTGGTCGATACCGGATGAATAAAAAATTAGGTCTTAATATCGAAATGGATAAGCAAGTACTTACCAAAGAAGATATTATTACCATTATAAAATATTTAATTGAGTTGATTAACTCAAAAGCTGAGATTGATGATATTGATCACTTGTCTAACCGTAGAGTTAGAACTGTAGGGGAGCAGCTATCACAGCAATTCGGAGTAGGTCTGGCTCGTATGGCTAGAACCATAAGAGAGCGGATGAATGTCAGGGATAATGAAGTTTTTACTCCTATTGATTTAATTAATGCGAAAACTTTATCATCCGTAATTAATTCCTTTTTTGGAACCAATCAGTTGTCTCAGTTTATGGATCAAACCAATCCGTTAGCTGAAATTACTCATAAACGTAGATTATCTGCGTTAGGTCCAGGAGGTTTATCCAGAGAAAGAGCAGGTTTTGAAGTTCGTGATGTTCATTATACACATTATGGACGATTATGTCCGATTGAAACTCCGGAAGGTCCGAATATCGGATTAATATCATCGCTATCTGTTTTTGCCAAGGTGAATTCTATGGGATTCTTGGAGACTCCCTATCGTAAGGTAGAAGATGGAAAAGTAGATCTTGAAAAATTCTCTTATTTAAGTGCAGAAGAAGAAGAAGAAAAACTAATTGCACAGGCAAATATTCCGTTAAAAGAAGATGGTACGATCGATTCAGATAAAGTTATTGCCCGTATGGAAGGCGATTTCCCGGTAATTGATCCTGCCAATGTAAATTATGCGGATGTGGCACCGAATCAGATTGCCTCTATATCAGCTTCATTAATTCCGTTCTTAGAACATGATGATGCTAACCGGGCGCTGATGGGGTCAAATATGATGCGTCAGGCAGTTCCTTTATTAAGAGTGGACGCTCCAATTGTAGGTACAGGTCTTGAAAGACAAGTAGCATCTGATTCCAGAGTATTGATAAATGCTGAAGGAGCAGGTGAGGTGGAGTATGTAGACGCTCAGAAGATTGTTATCAAATACGATCGTTCTGAAGAAGAACGAATGGTAAGTTTTGACGAAGATTCAAAAACCTATAACCTTATTAAATTCCGTAAAACGAATCAAGGAACTTCTATCAACTTAAAACCTATTGTAAAAGTAGGAGATCGAGTAGAAAGAGGTCAGGTGTTATGTCAAGGTTATGCTACCGAAAACGGTGAATTAGCATTAGGTAGAAATATGAAAGTTGCCTTTATGCCTTGGAAAGGGTATAATTTTGAGGATGCTATCGTAATTTCTGAAAAAGTAGTTCGGGAAGATATTTTTACCTCTATTCATATTGACGAATACTCGCTGGAAGTACGAGATACTAAATTAGGAAATGAAGAATTGACAAATGACATTCCTAATGTATCCGAAGAAGCTACCAAAGATTTAGATGAACACGGTATGATCAGAGTGGGAGCTGAGATCAAACCTGGAGATATCTTAATTGGTAAGATTACACCGAAGGGTGAAAGTGATCCAACTCCTGAAGAAAAGCTATTACGTGCTATATTCGGAGATAAAGCGGGTGATGTTAAAGATGCATCATTAAAAGCTTCCCCTTCTTTAAATGGAGTAGTAATCGATAAGAAGTTGTTTGCGCGAGCTGTCAAAGACAAACGTAAACGATCTCAGGATAAAGAAGATATTGCAATCTTAGAGAGATCTTATGATATCAAGTTCGATCAATTAAAAGAAGAATTGGTTGACAAACTTTTCGCCATTGTAGGAGGTAAAACATCGCAGGGGGTTATGAATGACCTGGGCGAAGAAGTCTTGCCTAAAGGTAAAAAGTATACCTTAAAAATGCTAAATAGTGTAGATGACTATACGCATTTAACCCAAGGTACCTGGACTATGGACGACGATTTAAACAAAATGGTTGCAGATCTGGTTCATAATTATAAAATCAAGGAGAATGACCTTCAAGGTAATTTAAGAAGGGAGAAATTTACTATTTCTGTTGGAGACGAATTACCAGCGGGTATTATTAAACTTGCCAAAGTATATATCGCTAAAAAGCGTAAGCTAAAAGTAGGTGATAAAATGGCAGGTCGTCACGGTAATAAAGGTATTGTTGCCCGGATTGTAAGAGAAGAAGATATGCCTTTCTTAGAAGACGGAACTCCGGTTGACATCGTATTAAATCCATTAGGGGTACCATCTCGTATGAATATCGGACAGATATACGAAACTGTACTAGGATGGGCAGGTCAGAAATTAGGTAGAAAATATGCTACTCCGATTTTTGATGGAGCTTCTTTAGATCAAATTAATGAATATACTGATGAAGCTGGAATCCCTAGATTCGGACATACGTATCTGTATGATGGTGGTACGGGAGACCGATTTGATCAGCCAGCGACCGTAGGTGTTATTTATATGCTGAAATTAGGACACATGGTAGATGATAAGATGCACGCACGTTCTATAGGTCCGTATTCTTTGATAACACAACAGCCTTTAGGTGGTAAAGCACAGTTTGGGGGTCAGCGATTTGGAGAAATGGAAGTATGGGCCTTAGAAGCATACGGAGCATCTAGTACCCTAAGAGAAATTTTGACGGTTAAATCTGATGATGTTATTGGTAGAGCTAAAACATACGAAAGTATTGTAAAAGGTGAACCAATGCCGGAACCAGGTCTTCCTGAATCATTCAATGTATTGATGCATGAATTAAAAGGTTTAGGTCTGGATATCAGATTAGAAGAATAA